One region of Solanum pennellii chromosome 6, SPENNV200 genomic DNA includes:
- the LOC107021033 gene encoding trihelix transcription factor ASIL2: MENQTTTQNTFRPHAGGREDCWSEGATETLIEAWGDRYLRLNRGNLRQKDWKEVAYSVNSRQNGVKPQRTDVQCKNRIDTLKKKYKLEKNKSTPSKWPFYNRLDYLIAANNVSASPCNRRPSASISLAVKEKISPDSNFGALNYSGGSSRLNSSGSNDSSHDDLAFGSGERKNKMEYVGLSEDTTAFKELARAILRFGEIYERIESSKQQQMMELEKQRMEFTKELEVQRMNMFMETQLQIERSKCAAKHPPSAGK, from the exons ATGGAGAACCAAACTACTACTCAGAACACCTTTAGGCCTCACGCTGGAGGACGTGAAGACTGCTGGAGTGAAGGTGCTACTGAAACCCTAATCGAAGCATGGGGTGATCGCTATCTCAGGCTTAATCGCGGCAATCTCCGGCAGAAGGACTGGAAGGAAGTCGCCTACTCCGTTAATTCACGTCAAAATGGAGTTAAGCCTCAGCGCACTGATGTACAATGTAAGAACCGGATCGATACTTTGAAGAAGAAGTACAAGCTTGAGAAAAACAAGTCAACTCCTTCAAAGTGGCCCTTTTATAACCGTCTTGATTATCTCATCGCAGCCAATAATGTTTCTGCCTCACCGTGTAATAGAAGACCGTCTGCCTCGATATCACTTGCCGTTAAGGAAAAAATTAGCCCCGACTCAAACTTTGGTGCATTGAATTATTCAGGTGGATCATCCAGGTTGAAttcaagtggttcaaatgacaGCTCACATGATGATTTGGCCTTTGGGAGTGGAGAGAGGAAGAATAAGATGGAGTACGTAGGGTTATCCGAGGATACCACCGCATTTAAGGAATTAGCAAGGGCAATTTTGAGGTTTGGGGAGATATATGAAAGGATTGAGAGCTCAAAGCAGCAGCAGATGATGGAGTTGGAGAAGCAGAGGATGGAATTCACCAAGGAACTTGAGGTACAAaggatgaatatgttcatggaAACTCAGTTACAGATTGAAAGGTCTAAATGTGCTGCCAAGCATCCCCCTTCGGCAG GAAAATAG